A genomic window from Agrobacterium larrymoorei includes:
- a CDS encoding aa3-type cytochrome c oxidase subunit IV encodes MSEHHGGPVEVGAKMDFAEHQKTYNHFLVASKYGTMLVCMLMVAMAVGFFTTGGFFGGLLVFIILSAAGFFIL; translated from the coding sequence ATGAGCGAACACCATGGCGGTCCAGTCGAAGTCGGTGCGAAGATGGACTTCGCCGAACATCAGAAGACGTATAATCATTTTCTGGTGGCTTCGAAATACGGCACGATGCTGGTGTGCATGCTGATGGTCGCAATGGCTGTCGGTTTCTTCACCACCGGTGGGTTCTTCGGCGGATTGCTGGTCTTCATCATCCTGTCGGCTGCGGGTTTCTTCATTCTCTGA